In one [Limnothrix rosea] IAM M-220 genomic region, the following are encoded:
- the accC gene encoding acetyl-CoA carboxylase biotin carboxylase subunit, translating to MQFSKILIANRGEVALRIIHTCQELGIKTVAVHSTVDRHALHVQLADESICIGPPQSSKSYLNIPNIIAAALSSHADAIHPGYGFLAENAKFAEICADHQITFIGPAPEAMIAMGDKSTAKKTMQQAKVPTVPGSPGLVPTEEQALEIAGKMGYPVMIKATAGGGGRGMRFVQNPEELPRLYRSAKGEAEAAFGNGGVYIEKFIERPRHIEFQIIADQYGNVVHLGERDCSIQRRHQKLLEEAPSAILTPKLRKRMGEAAVKAAKSIDYVGAGTVEFLVDKNGDFYFMEMNTRIQVEHPVTEMITGLDLIAEQIKAAQGDRLSYGQKDIELRGHAIECRINAEDPDHDFRPTPGKISGYLPPGGPGVRMDSHVYTDYEISPYYDSLIGKLIVWGPDRDTAIRRMRRALRECAITGVSTTISFHQKILNHPVFLEADVDTNFIQQHMM from the coding sequence ATGCAATTTTCAAAAATTCTCATCGCCAATCGCGGAGAAGTCGCGCTACGGATTATTCATACCTGCCAGGAACTCGGCATCAAAACAGTTGCAGTTCACTCCACCGTAGACCGCCACGCTCTCCACGTACAGCTTGCCGATGAGAGTATTTGTATTGGCCCGCCCCAGAGCAGCAAAAGCTATCTAAACATCCCTAATATTATTGCCGCGGCTCTCAGTAGTCACGCCGATGCGATTCATCCCGGCTATGGTTTTCTCGCGGAAAATGCCAAATTTGCCGAAATTTGTGCCGACCACCAAATTACCTTTATCGGCCCCGCCCCAGAGGCAATGATTGCCATGGGCGATAAGTCTACGGCAAAAAAAACTATGCAGCAGGCAAAAGTGCCGACGGTTCCCGGTAGTCCCGGTCTTGTCCCGACAGAAGAGCAAGCCTTAGAAATTGCTGGCAAAATGGGCTACCCCGTGATGATTAAAGCAACGGCAGGTGGTGGCGGTCGTGGTATGCGTTTTGTCCAGAACCCAGAGGAACTGCCGCGTCTATACCGTTCAGCTAAGGGCGAAGCAGAAGCGGCCTTTGGTAATGGTGGTGTCTATATCGAAAAATTTATTGAACGTCCCCGCCACATCGAATTTCAGATTATTGCGGATCAATATGGCAATGTGGTGCACCTAGGGGAGCGGGACTGTTCGATTCAACGTCGTCATCAAAAACTTCTTGAAGAAGCTCCCAGTGCTATTTTGACCCCCAAACTCCGGAAGCGTATGGGGGAGGCTGCGGTTAAGGCTGCTAAATCCATTGATTATGTGGGTGCTGGCACAGTGGAATTTCTTGTCGATAAAAATGGTGATTTCTACTTTATGGAGATGAATACCCGTATTCAGGTGGAGCACCCTGTGACGGAGATGATCACTGGACTAGATTTGATTGCTGAACAGATTAAAGCAGCCCAGGGCGATCGCCTCAGCTATGGCCAGAAAGATATTGAGCTGCGCGGTCATGCCATCGAATGTCGGATTAATGCCGAGGATCCAGACCATGATTTCCGACCGACACCCGGCAAAATTAGTGGCTATCTTCCCCCCGGTGGCCCCGGTGTGCGGATGGATTCCCACGTCTATACTGACTACGAGATTTCCCCTTACTATGATTCTTTAATTGGTAAGTTGATCGTTTGGGGACCCGATCGAGATACTGCCATTCGTCGCATGAGACGTGCCCTACGAGAATGTGCCATTACAGGGGTTTCGACCACCATTAGTTTTCATCAAAAGATTTTAAATCATCCTGTTTTTTTGGAGGCAGATGTTGATACTAATTTTATTCAGCAGCATATGATGTAG
- the upp gene encoding uracil phosphoribosyltransferase — translation MSLQLRVYVPDHPLVKHWLAIARDKNTPTPLFKTAMKELGKWLTYEAARYWLPTLEAAVESPVAPASVTLIHPQAEIVAIPILRAGLSLLEGAQEVITANATYHLGYGRDEASLEARCYLNNLPAEFSEETRVLLLDPMLATGGTMMAAMAEVVKRGVNPANIRIVSTVVAPPALQALSNAYEGLQVYTAIIDQELNGKGYIVPGLGDAGDRSFGTGS, via the coding sequence ATGTCTTTGCAACTCCGTGTTTATGTTCCTGACCATCCCCTCGTAAAACATTGGTTGGCGATCGCTCGCGACAAGAATACACCGACACCTTTATTTAAAACAGCCATGAAGGAGCTGGGAAAGTGGCTGACCTATGAAGCGGCTCGCTATTGGTTGCCGACCCTTGAAGCGGCGGTGGAAAGTCCTGTTGCCCCGGCCTCTGTCACCCTAATTCATCCCCAAGCGGAAATTGTGGCAATTCCAATTTTGCGGGCTGGTCTCAGTCTCCTTGAGGGGGCACAGGAAGTGATTACGGCCAATGCGACCTATCATCTTGGCTATGGGCGGGATGAGGCTAGTTTAGAGGCCCGTTGTTATCTTAATAATCTCCCCGCAGAATTTTCTGAGGAAACTCGCGTCTTGTTGCTTGATCCGATGTTGGCCACGGGCGGTACGATGATGGCGGCGATGGCCGAGGTGGTCAAGCGGGGTGTTAATCCGGCAAATATTCGCATTGTTTCTACGGTGGTGGCTCCCCCAGCGCTGCAAGCCCTTAGCAATGCCTATGAAGGATTACAGGTTTATACGGCGATTATTGACCAGGAGTTGAATGGCAAGGGTTATATTGTGCCTGGTTTGGGAGATGCTGGCGATCGCAGCTTCGGTACGGGGTCTTGA
- a CDS encoding homoserine dehydrogenase → MAIGIGLLGLGTVGTGTAEILLTPQGRHPLLGEVILKKAGVRSLDKPRKVDLPEGCLTTDLKAIVADPEVDIVVELLGGIEPCRTLILEAIANGKHIVTANKAVIAKHGEEIFKAANQAGVYVLLEAAVGGGIPIIKPLKQSLGVNRISRVIGIINGTTNYILTQMAQHGADFADVLKEAQDLGYAEADPTADVDGGDAADKIAILASLAFGGRIRREDVYCEGIRTVSAADISFAAKLGFVIKLLAIAERPDIEEEALQLRVHPTLVPEEHPLASVNGVFNAILVEGSPLGEVMLYGPGAGAGATASAVVSDIVHVVGLLHSDTTVRNQSEKTLNPLLGCSHEHYSPILSIDTLKTRFYARFLSQDLPGVIGDLGTRFGNHQVSLESVVQIGLQDDCAEIVVVTHDVYEANFREALNEIKGLEAIKDVPSILRVL, encoded by the coding sequence GTGGCTATCGGAATCGGTTTATTAGGCTTAGGAACAGTTGGGACAGGGACGGCAGAAATTTTGCTTACGCCTCAGGGTCGTCATCCACTGCTCGGTGAAGTCATCCTCAAGAAAGCTGGGGTGCGATCCCTTGATAAGCCTCGTAAAGTTGACCTGCCAGAGGGCTGTCTCACCACGGATCTCAAGGCGATTGTGGCGGATCCAGAGGTGGATATTGTGGTGGAGCTACTAGGGGGGATCGAGCCTTGCCGAACTCTCATCCTAGAGGCGATCGCCAATGGCAAACACATTGTTACGGCCAACAAGGCAGTGATTGCCAAACATGGCGAAGAAATTTTTAAAGCAGCCAACCAAGCGGGCGTTTATGTTCTGTTAGAAGCCGCAGTCGGTGGTGGCATCCCCATTATTAAACCCCTCAAGCAATCCCTCGGTGTCAATCGTATTAGCCGCGTGATTGGCATTATTAATGGCACAACAAACTACATTTTGACCCAGATGGCTCAGCATGGCGCAGATTTTGCTGATGTACTCAAAGAGGCTCAGGACTTGGGTTATGCCGAAGCCGATCCAACGGCAGATGTTGATGGTGGTGATGCAGCAGATAAAATTGCCATTTTAGCCTCCCTTGCTTTTGGGGGACGCATCCGACGGGAAGATGTGTACTGTGAAGGCATTAGGACTGTGAGTGCTGCTGATATTAGTTTTGCGGCAAAGCTAGGCTTTGTGATTAAACTGCTGGCGATCGCCGAGCGACCCGACATCGAAGAAGAAGCCCTCCAACTACGCGTCCATCCAACCCTTGTACCCGAAGAACATCCCCTCGCCAGCGTGAACGGTGTATTTAACGCCATCCTCGTCGAAGGTAGCCCCCTTGGAGAAGTGATGCTCTATGGTCCCGGAGCCGGAGCCGGAGCAACCGCTAGCGCTGTCGTATCCGACATTGTCCATGTTGTCGGTTTATTGCATTCCGACACCACCGTACGGAACCAATCAGAAAAAACCTTAAATCCTCTACTCGGCTGTAGCCACGAACATTACAGTCCGATCCTCTCCATCGATACCCTTAAAACTCGCTTCTATGCCCGTTTTCTCTCCCAGGATTTACCCGGCGTAATCGGTGATCTTGGGACACGTTTCGGCAATCATCAAGTGAGTTTGGAGTCAGTTGTACAAATTGGCTTACAAGACGACTGCGCTGAAATTGTCGTTGT
- a CDS encoding molybdenum cofactor biosynthesis protein MoaE: MPTVLTYPNDEFVITIAPLSFDNVYQQCEDPSSGAVVVMSGTVRNQSNGQAVKYLEYQAYEPMAKVVFQQIAHQIRQQWPDTNRVVIHHRVGKLVIGEISVLIAVSTPHRAEAFAACKFGIDTLKHNAPIWKKEFFADGESEWVQGCRAATEVS, translated from the coding sequence ATGCCTACCGTTCTCACTTATCCCAATGACGAATTTGTCATTACCATCGCACCGCTATCCTTCGATAACGTTTATCAGCAGTGTGAAGATCCGAGCAGTGGTGCAGTGGTGGTGATGAGCGGAACAGTGCGCAATCAAAGCAACGGACAAGCGGTAAAATATCTGGAATATCAAGCCTATGAGCCGATGGCGAAAGTCGTCTTCCAGCAAATAGCCCACCAAATTCGGCAACAGTGGCCTGACACAAATCGAGTTGTCATTCACCATCGCGTTGGCAAGCTGGTCATCGGTGAAATTAGTGTCTTAATTGCCGTCAGCACCCCCCACCGTGCCGAAGCCTTTGCGGCTTGTAAATTTGGCATTGATACCCTCAAACACAATGCACCGATTTGGAAAAAAGAGTTTTTTGCTGATGGCGAAAGCGAGTGGGTGCAGGGTTGTCGCGCCGCCACCGAAGTTTCTTGA
- a CDS encoding YggT family protein, with protein sequence MDGAQLLQDSIGNFVQIYIILLIVRILLSWFQTADWAMQVMGFLAPVTDPYLNFFRSFIPPLGGIDLSPIVAIFLLQAVGGALGSTIF encoded by the coding sequence ATGGACGGCGCACAATTGTTACAGGACAGTATTGGCAACTTTGTCCAAATTTATATCATTCTCCTCATTGTGAGAATTTTACTGAGCTGGTTTCAGACTGCCGACTGGGCGATGCAAGTTATGGGTTTTTTGGCGCCCGTCACCGACCCCTACCTAAACTTTTTCCGTTCGTTTATTCCGCCCCTCGGTGGTATTGATCTATCTCCGATTGTGGCCATTTTCTTATTGCAAGCCGTTGGCGGTGCTTTGGGTAGCACTATTTTCTAA
- a CDS encoding cupin-like domain-containing protein has translation MAKDLKELQKNALDFLQQRLSDPETSAQEKVTIALGILGIKSSDDDDKTMSNAEGTISTPQAPATLPIPALYTLDESWQIWLVENKLRGVSDQSLVEILMGQGMTQETAHNIVFSLPQEVSFSYIQPRWRSLQQYELIAELYREKEQASPETLDVYGQLSKAVFEQNYLRVNRPVILKNLGGDRPWYTQTTLAQAFPEHPVISFDFPELSAPATATKTNATTITSLGDYLCTTEPQVYLNFDLIELGAEAIADCYQAYPLLLHYLNCDEPDSNQAFLWLQPTFSPFPLQAKLEDLLMVQVWGESHWSLAAPWQSEFLYSNDNWTSPIDLANYNKQRYPRCAEAKFYELTLTAGQALFVPALWWQQCRAITNSAQLCFRNLS, from the coding sequence ATGGCAAAAGACCTGAAAGAACTACAAAAAAATGCTTTGGATTTTCTCCAGCAGCGATTGAGCGATCCAGAAACTTCAGCTCAGGAAAAAGTTACGATTGCCCTTGGAATTCTTGGTATCAAATCATCTGATGACGATGATAAAACGATGTCAAACGCCGAGGGTACAATATCTACGCCCCAAGCACCGGCTACCCTACCGATCCCGGCACTTTATACCCTCGATGAAAGTTGGCAAATATGGCTCGTTGAAAATAAGTTACGGGGTGTCTCAGATCAAAGTTTGGTGGAGATTTTAATGGGGCAGGGGATGACCCAAGAAACTGCTCATAATATTGTTTTTTCTTTGCCCCAAGAAGTGAGTTTTAGTTATATACAACCCCGGTGGCGATCGCTACAACAATATGAATTAATTGCGGAACTATACCGAGAAAAAGAACAAGCTTCACCTGAAACACTTGATGTTTATGGGCAGCTTTCCAAAGCGGTATTTGAACAGAATTATCTACGCGTTAATCGTCCTGTGATCCTGAAAAATCTAGGCGGCGATCGCCCTTGGTATACCCAGACTACCCTTGCCCAAGCTTTTCCTGAGCATCCGGTTATAAGCTTCGATTTTCCTGAACTCTCAGCCCCTGCAACGGCGACAAAAACAAATGCCACAACGATTACCAGTCTGGGGGACTATTTATGCACAACCGAGCCGCAGGTGTATCTCAACTTTGACCTGATCGAACTGGGCGCAGAGGCGATCGCCGATTGTTATCAAGCCTATCCCCTCCTCCTCCATTATCTAAACTGCGACGAGCCAGACTCCAATCAAGCATTTCTGTGGCTACAGCCAACATTTTCGCCATTTCCCCTACAGGCAAAACTCGAAGATTTATTGATGGTACAAGTTTGGGGTGAAAGCCACTGGTCTCTGGCGGCTCCTTGGCAAAGCGAATTTCTTTACAGCAACGATAATTGGACAAGCCCCATCGACTTAGCCAACTACAACAAGCAACGTTACCCGCGATGTGCTGAGGCAAAATTTTATGAGCTGACTCTCACCGCTGGACAAGCCCTTTTTGTTCCTGCGCTATGGTGGCAGCAGTGTCGCGCCATAACAAACAGCGCTCAACTTTGTTTTCGTAACTTGTCCTAA
- a CDS encoding YggT family protein, translating to MTWLLASTITLNLLLGVMTLLFIFRIVLTWYPQAELTKFPLSLIAFPTEPLLAPTRKLVPPLGGIDISPVIWVGIVTLLREVLLGQQGILVMLSR from the coding sequence ATGACTTGGTTGTTGGCCAGCACGATTACTTTAAATTTGCTTTTGGGAGTAATGACTTTACTCTTCATTTTCCGCATTGTGCTGACTTGGTATCCCCAGGCTGAATTGACGAAGTTTCCTTTGAGTTTGATTGCGTTCCCAACGGAGCCCCTCCTTGCCCCCACCAGAAAATTGGTGCCTCCTTTAGGTGGTATCGATATTTCCCCTGTAATCTGGGTTGGTATCGTCACTTTGTTGCGGGAAGTTTTGCTGGGTCAGCAGGGGATTTTAGTGATGTTGTCTCGTTAG
- the moaA gene encoding GTP 3',8-cyclase MoaA — MNKVDYLRISLIDRCNFRCRYCVPDDAELQYLLTPELLTNDEIVTLLREVFIPTGFRKFRLTGGEPLLRPNLVELVAAIAQLPEVEDLSMTTNAFLLENLAADLYEAGLNRLNISLDSLNQETFDQIIGNYGKSRWEPTWRGILAAYDAGFNPLKLNVVVIPGVNDHEVLDLAALTLERNWHVRFIEFMPIGNGELFDERTWIPSEELRQRIRKKWGLTEGQIQGNGPADVFQIPGAKGTVGFISQMSECFCDRCNRMRLSADGWLRPCLLNESDQIDLKSALRSNVSTEVLRDKVKYLLEIKPDVNFKLRDMGTDQGQYSRTMSQIGG, encoded by the coding sequence ATGAATAAGGTTGATTATCTGCGCATTAGCCTAATTGATCGTTGCAATTTTCGTTGTCGCTATTGTGTTCCAGATGACGCGGAGCTGCAGTATTTGCTTACGCCTGAACTGTTAACCAATGATGAGATCGTCACCTTGCTTCGTGAGGTTTTTATTCCCACGGGTTTTCGTAAATTTCGACTAACCGGTGGTGAACCCTTACTCCGTCCAAACCTTGTTGAGCTTGTTGCGGCGATCGCCCAATTGCCAGAAGTCGAAGATTTGTCGATGACGACCAATGCGTTTTTACTAGAAAACCTTGCCGCAGATTTGTATGAAGCCGGCCTAAACCGTCTCAATATCAGCCTTGATTCCCTTAACCAAGAAACCTTTGATCAAATTATTGGCAACTACGGTAAAAGCCGCTGGGAACCAACTTGGCGAGGAATTTTAGCCGCTTACGATGCAGGGTTTAATCCCCTCAAACTTAATGTTGTCGTAATTCCCGGCGTGAACGATCACGAAGTCTTGGATTTGGCGGCACTCACCCTAGAGCGCAACTGGCACGTGCGGTTTATTGAATTTATGCCTATCGGGAATGGAGAGCTATTTGATGAACGAACTTGGATTCCCTCAGAAGAATTGCGCCAACGCATCCGCAAAAAATGGGGTTTAACAGAAGGGCAAATCCAAGGAAATGGCCCCGCTGATGTGTTTCAAATTCCGGGGGCGAAGGGGACAGTCGGATTTATCTCGCAAATGTCGGAATGTTTCTGCGATCGCTGCAATCGGATGCGGCTATCAGCCGATGGTTGGCTGCGACCTTGTTTACTCAATGAATCTGACCAAATTGACCTCAAATCAGCTTTGAGAAGTAATGTCAGCACTGAAGTATTGCGCGATAAAGTCAAGTATCTTCTGGAGATCAAACCAGACGTGAATTTCAAGCTACGGGATATGGGTACAGATCAAGGACAGTATTCCCGCACCATGTCCCAAATTGGCGGTTAG